A segment of the Azospirillum lipoferum 4B genome:
CACGACTACACCGAACGGCTGGAGCAGCGTGTCGCCGAGCGGACGGAGGAGCTGCGCCAGTCCAACGAACAGCTGGCCGTGGTGAACCGTCAGGTCATGGACAGCATCCAGTATGCCAGCCTGCTGCAGTCCGCCATCCTGCCCGACGAGCGGGAGATGGCGCGGCGGCTGGACGGTGTCTGCGTGCTGTGGCGACCGCGCGACGTGGTGGGCGGCGATTTCCACATCTTCCGCGAACTGGAGGACGGCCGCTTCCTGATCGGTGTCGCCGACTGTTCCGGCCACGGCGTGCCGGGCGCCTTCATGACGATGACGGTGTCGGCCATCCTCGACCATGTGCTGTCCGACACGCCCGACAGCGATCCCGCGGCGATCCTTGGCCGGCTGAACCGCATGGTGCGCGCGGCGCTGGCCCGCGGGCGGGACAACCCGCGTTTCGACAACGGGCTGGACATCGGGCTGTGCCTGGTGCGGCCAGACCGCGGCGACCTGCTGTTCGCCGGCGGCCGGATCGGGCTGCACATCGTCGATACCGAGGGAGTCGAGGACCAGGGCGGCGGAACCGCTTCGGTCAGCGAGGTGAAGGGCGATGCCCAAAGCCTGGGCTACCGCCGGTCGGACATCGGCCACCGCTTCACCACCCACCGGGTGGAGCTGGCCTCCGGCCGCAGCTTCTACCTGACCACCGACGGATTCCTCGACCAGGCCGGCGGCGCCCGCGGTTTCGGGTTCGGCAACCGGCGCTTCAACGCCATGCTGCTGGAACACGAAGGCATCCCCATGGCGGACCGCAAGGCCGCCTTCGCCCAGGCTCTGGCCGACCATCAGGGCGACCGCGCCCAGCGCGACGACATCACGCTGATCGGCTTCTCGCTGTCGCCGGCATCGGCCGCAGCGGCTTCCGGGGCCGCCGGCCCCTCCCCCCAGTTCATCCACCCGTAAGGCAGGTCGTCAAGCTACGATGAAAGGCAACGAACTCTTCAACCTGCAGGAGCTGCTGTCGCGGCAGAAGCTGCTGATCTGCTTCAGCGGTCCCTTCAGTCACAGCGTTATCGAAGAGCTGGGCAAGGCTGTCCGCAACCACCTGGAAAATGAGCGGATCGAGAAATCGGCGATCATGGACGTCTTCTCCGTCTATGTGGAGCAGGCGCAGAACGTCCGCAACTACACCGCGTCGAGAGAATCGCTGGGCCGACCGATCCCCGCCAACAGCGGCATTGTCGTGATCGGCAAGGAGGACGAACATTACGTCGTCAGCTCCGGCAATCTGGTCGAGGCGGAGGATGTTCCCGGCCTGTCGGCGATGCTTGAGAGGCTGCGCAGCCTGGACAAGGCGGGGCTGAAGGCCGCCTACAAGGAACAGTCGCGCAAGCCGCGCGAATCGGGCGCCAGCGGTGCCGGCCTGGGCCTGATCGACATGGCGCGCAAGGCCACCCGGCCGCTGGACTATTCGCTGCGCGCGGTGGATGAGCGCTATTTCTTCTTCAGCCTTGAAGTCCAGTTATAAGAAATCACGGAACACGCATAATGGATAATTTGCGGATCGAGGCAACCTCCTGCTCGCCCCTGATCGATTTCGATCCAGTGGCCGGCCTTCTGCGTATCGATGGGGAATCCTACCCGGAGAACTCCTTCGATTTCTACGCGCCGGTGTTCAGCTGGCTTGAGGAGTATTTGCAGGAACCGGCGCCGGCAGTGGTGCTGGACATCGGGCTCAGCTATCTGAACACCAGCAGCATCAAATGTATGATCGACGTGCTGGAGATGCTGGACGTCGCCCATCAGAAGGGCCGGACCGTATCGGTGCGCTGGCATTACGACAGCGACAACGACCGCGCTCTCGACATGGCGGAGGAGTTCGCGGAAGACGTCTCCCTGCCCTTCGAGATCCTCGCCCATTGATAACGCGTCAATCAGCCGAGATGAACTGAGCGCCAGAGATGTCGATGCGGTCGCAGGAACAGGAACTTCGTCAATGGATCGAGCGATTGGCCGGGGATCCGGCCAATGCCGGAAATCCACTGCTGGCGGAATTCCAGAAGCTGGCCGAACGGCATGGCAAGCTGTTGCGACAGTTCCGCAAGGTCGCAAAGATCAGCGACCGGCTGCAGACCGAGACCAAGGACATGGCGCGCCAGCAGCGCCAGTTCGTGCTGATGGTCAGCCACGAGTTCCGCACGCCGCTGGCGATCATCGACAGCGCCTCGCAATTGCTGGAGCTGGAACCGAAGCTGCCGGGCTCGGCCATGCCGCGGGTGGGAAAGATCCGCAACGCGGTGCAGCGGATGCTTCATCTGATCGAGCGCTGCCTGACCGATGAACGGCTGGGGACCGCCGTCGCACGGCCCACCGCGTTCGACCTCGCCGCCATGCTGGGCGGTCTGGTGCGGGACATGGGGACATCGGCGGCGGGGCACCGGTTCGAACTGCATGGCTTCGACCGCCCCGTTCCCATTCCCGGCGACCGCGACCTTTTGGCCGTTGTTTTTTCCAACCTGGTGGAAAACGCTGTCAAGTACTCGCCGAACGGGGGAACGATCCGCCTCGACCTCTCCACCGGCGAGGGGCAGGTGACGGTGCGGGTGATGGACGAGGGGATCGGCGTCAATTCAGCCGACGCGGCGCGGCTGTTCGACAAGTATTTCCGGGCGTCCAACGCCGCCGGCACCACCGGCGCCGGGTTGGGTCTCCATCTCGCCCGCTGCATCGT
Coding sequences within it:
- a CDS encoding SpoIIE family protein phosphatase produces the protein MSVTGWDDTESYTLRGSGPRGTDEDAVRAGGSSLLTRVILMIVGCTLLVGLVAMGVSSVLVGRQQREAVTHRAMLVGTLQASAMGQAVWEFDTRAVEGMIRGLMAEDAAVRSVKVWAASGGRGGHGDPLVALERPAGRAELATVERQIAISGSNGERTMVGLLRLTYSLEEAESATMTALAPMAGLVFFSLLAVIGMISILLNRLVLAPLARLTRSAGAIAAGDYRVRLRNRRADEIGQLTVAFNHMAETVHDYTERLEQRVAERTEELRQSNEQLAVVNRQVMDSIQYASLLQSAILPDEREMARRLDGVCVLWRPRDVVGGDFHIFRELEDGRFLIGVADCSGHGVPGAFMTMTVSAILDHVLSDTPDSDPAAILGRLNRMVRAALARGRDNPRFDNGLDIGLCLVRPDRGDLLFAGGRIGLHIVDTEGVEDQGGGTASVSEVKGDAQSLGYRRSDIGHRFTTHRVELASGRSFYLTTDGFLDQAGGARGFGFGNRRFNAMLLEHEGIPMADRKAAFAQALADHQGDRAQRDDITLIGFSLSPASAAAASGAAGPSPQFIHP
- the siaC gene encoding biofilm regulation phosphoprotein SiaC encodes the protein MDNLRIEATSCSPLIDFDPVAGLLRIDGESYPENSFDFYAPVFSWLEEYLQEPAPAVVLDIGLSYLNTSSIKCMIDVLEMLDVAHQKGRTVSVRWHYDSDNDRALDMAEEFAEDVSLPFEILAH
- a CDS encoding sensor histidine kinase; translation: MSMRSQEQELRQWIERLAGDPANAGNPLLAEFQKLAERHGKLLRQFRKVAKISDRLQTETKDMARQQRQFVLMVSHEFRTPLAIIDSASQLLELEPKLPGSAMPRVGKIRNAVQRMLHLIERCLTDERLGTAVARPTAFDLAAMLGGLVRDMGTSAAGHRFELHGFDRPVPIPGDRDLLAVVFSNLVENAVKYSPNGGTIRLDLSTGEGQVTVRVMDEGIGVNSADAARLFDKYFRASNAAGTTGAGLGLHLARCIVDTHGGGISVASQPGQGAAFTVRLPLACIAPAQAASAGVPTEPPVQEPSMSEPAS
- a CDS encoding SiaB family protein kinase, yielding MKGNELFNLQELLSRQKLLICFSGPFSHSVIEELGKAVRNHLENERIEKSAIMDVFSVYVEQAQNVRNYTASRESLGRPIPANSGIVVIGKEDEHYVVSSGNLVEAEDVPGLSAMLERLRSLDKAGLKAAYKEQSRKPRESGASGAGLGLIDMARKATRPLDYSLRAVDERYFFFSLEVQL